A single region of the Brassica rapa cultivar Chiifu-401-42 chromosome A03, CAAS_Brap_v3.01, whole genome shotgun sequence genome encodes:
- the LOC103860497 gene encoding transportin-1, producing MAVWQPREDGLSEICALLEQQISPSSAAVDKSQIWKQLEHFSQIPDFNNYLVFILVRAQGKSVEIRQAAGLLLKNNLKGGYSSMAQENRKYIKSELLPCLGAVDRHIRTTVGTIISEIVNIDGVSGWLELLPALVTCLDSNDLNHMDGAMDALSKICEDIPHVLDSEVPGLAETTPINIFLPRLFQFFQSPHASLRKLSLGCVNQYVIIMPAALYNSMDKYLQGLFVLANDPVAEVRKLVCAAFVQLTEVLPSSIEPHLRNVMEYMLQVNKYPDEEVALEACEFWSAYCDAQLPPDNLKELLPRLIPVLLSNMAYADDDESLLDAEEDESQPDRDQDLKPRFHTSRLHGSEYFDDDDDDSFNVWNLRKCSAAAIDVLSNVFGDEILPALMPLIQAKISTSGDETWKEREAAVLTLGAIAEGCFNGLYPHLSEIVAFLLPLLDDKFPLIRSISCWTLSRFGKYLIQETGNPKGYEQFEKVLMGLLRRLLDTNKRVQEAACSAFATVEEDAAEELVPHLGVILQHLMCAFGKYQRRNLRIVYDAIGTLADSVREELNKPAYLEILMPPLVAKWQQLSNSDKDLFPLLECFTSISQALGVGFAPFAQPVFQRCMDIIQLQQLAKVDPASAGAQYDREFIVCSLDLLSGLAEGLGSGIESLISQSNLRDVLLKCCMDETSDVRQSAFALMGDLARVFPAYLQPRLLEFLEIASQQLNANLSRENLSVANNACWAIGELAVKVRQEVSPIVTNVVSSLGLILQHGEAVNKSLVENSAITLGRLAWIRPDLVAPHMEHFMKPWCLALSMVRDDIEKEEAFRGLCAVVKVNPSGGVSSLVFICKAIASWHEIRNEDVKNEVSQVLNGYKHMLGNSWAECWSALEPPVKERLSRYQV from the exons ATGGCGGTCTGGCAGCCCCGAGAGGATGGCCTCTCTGAGATCTGTGCTCTTCTCGAGCAACAGATTTCTCCTTCCTCCGCCGCCGTTGACAAGTCTCAGATTTGGAAGCAACTTGAGCACTTCTCCCAGATTCCCGATTTCAACAACTATCTCGTCTTCATCCTCGTCCGCGCTCAG GGTAAGTCAGTAGAGATTCGCCAAGCTGCTGGATTGCTGCTGAAAAACAATTTGAAAGGTGGATATTCATCCATGGCTCAAGAGAACCGAAAGTACATCAAGTCGGAGCTGCTGCCTTGTCTGGGAGCAGTGGACAGACATATCCGGACAACGGTTGGAACTATCATCAGTGAAATTGTTAATATAGATGGTGTTTCTGGATGGCTTGAGCTTTTGCCAGCTCTTGTAACTTGTTTAGACAGCAATGATCTGAATCACATGGATGGTGCAATGGATGCATTGTCAAag ATTTGTGAGGATATCCCACATGTATTGGATTCAGAAGTGCCTGGTTTAGCAGAAACCACCCCTATCAACATTTTCTTGCCTAGGCTATTTCAG TTTTTCCAATCGCCACATGCTTCGCTGAGGAAGCTTTCCCTAGGGTGTGTGAACCAATATGTCATAATTATGCCTGCT GCTTTGTACAATTCCATGGATAAGTACCTCCAGGGCCTGTTTGTCCTTGCCAATGATCCTGTAGCAGAAGTCAGAAAATTA GTATGCGCAGCATTTGTGCAGCTCACGGAAGTTCTCCCCTCGTCTATAGAG CCACATCTCAGGAATGTAATGGAATACATGCTACAAGTCAACAAATACCCTGACGAAGAAGTCGCTCTTGAAGCATGTGAATTTTG GTCTGCGTACTGTGACGCTCAGCTTCCGCCGGACAATTTAAAAGAGTTACTACCACGACTTATTCCA GTGTTGCTCTCAAACATGGCTTATGCAGATGACGACGAGTCGCTTTTGGATGCGGAG GAAGATGAGTCTCAACCAGACAGAGATCAG GATTTGAAACCTCGATTTCATACATCAAGGCTTCATGGATCAGAGTATTTTGATGACGAT GATGATGACTCGTTTAACGTCTGGAATTTAAGAAAGTGCAGTGCAGCAGCTATTGACGTTCTCTCTAATGTATTTGGAGATGAAATCCTTCCAGCACTCATGCCTCTTATTCAG GCGAAAATATCAACTTCTGGTGATGAGACCTGGAAAGAAAGGGAAGCTGCTGTTTTGACCCTTGGGGCTATTGCTGAAGGCTGCTTTAACGGTCTTTACCCTCACTTGTCTGAG ATCGTAgcatttcttcttcctcttttagATGACAAGTTCCCTCTCATACGGAGCATATCTTGCTGGACGCTTTCTCGATTTGGCAAGTATCTTATCCAG gAAACTGGCAATCCAAAGGGTTACGAACAGTTTGAGAAAGTTCTTATGGGTCTTCTCCGCAGACTCTTGGATACGAACAAGCGGGTCCAGGAGGCTGCCTGTTCAGCTTTTGCAACTGTTGAAGAGGATGCCGCTGAAGAGTTAGTGCCACACCTAGGAGTAATACTGCAGCATCTAATGTGCGCTTTTGGAAAGTATCAG AGGCGGAACTTAAGAATTGTTTATGATGCTATTGGAACACTGGCAGATTCGGTTAGAGAAGAGTTGAATAAG CCTGCTTATCTTGAAATTCTGATGCCTCCACTGGTCGCAAAGTGGCAACAACTTTCAAATTCAGACAAAGATCTATTTCCATTGCTGGAATGCTTCACGTCTATTTCGCAG GCTTTGGGTGTTGGGTTCGCTCCATTTGCTCAGCCTGTTTTCCAGAGATGTATGGATATCATCCAGCTACAACAACTGGCTAAG GTTGATCCTGCTTCTGCTGGGGCTCAGTACGATAGAGAATTCATTGTTTGCTCTCTTGATTTACTTTCTGGACTTGCTGAAGGACTTGGCAGTGGGATAGAGTCTCTG ATTTCACAAAGTAACCTAAGAGATGTGCTTCTTAAGTGTTGCATGGATGAAACCTCTGATGTCAGACAAAGTGCTTTTGCCCTCATGGGTGATCTTGCAAGA GTATTCCCGGCCTACCTACAACCTCGTCTGCTTGAGTTCCTTGAAATTGCAAGCCAGCAACTG AATGCAAACCTCAGTAGAGAAAACCTTTCTGTCGCAAATAATGCTTGTTGGGCCATTGGAGAATTAGCAGTCAAG GTTCGTCAAGAAGTCTCACCAATTGTGACCAACGTTGTCTCTTCCCTGGGCCTGATTCTTCAGCATGGAGAG GCTGTTAATAAGTCACTAGTTGAGAACAGTGCAATTACTTTGGGGAGACTAGCATGGATTCGTCCAGACCTCGTTGCACCTCACATGGAGCACTTCATGAAGCCATGGTGCTTGGCATTGTCAAT GGTACGTGATGACATTGAGAAAGAAGAGGCATTTAGAGGATTATGTGCAGTg GTTAAAGTGAATCCATCAGGAGGTGTCAGCTCACTTGTTTTCATATGCAAAGCCATTGCAAGCTGGCAT GAAATAAGAAACGAGGACGTCAAAAACGAAGTCTCCCAAGTTCTGAACGGCTATAAACAC ATGCTTGGAAACTCATGGGCGGAATGTTGGTCTGCTTTGGAACCTCCTGTAAAAGAAAGGCTTTCGAGATACCAAGTGTAA
- the LOC103860499 gene encoding tetracycline resistance protein, class E isoform X2, protein MEDGFVGLRHMLTIVFLSGFAGFMEAPVITDVTVAAVCSRPDDSCSLAVYLTGFQQVAIGLGTMVMMPVIGNLSDRYGTKAILTLPMCLSILPPGAVDCLAFAYVGENIHDRTRISAFSILAGIKVISGLCGTLVARFLPVALIFKVSAISFLVGLLYMRIFLKERINNDEVGDHHQDDHASSEVTMLEEPILNDTTIKTSVFNKKQSSLKDMIFLMKTSTIFVQALVVTFFSSFSDSGMQSAFLYFLKARFAFDKNQFADLLLLITIVGSISQLFVLPRFASSIGERKLLSTGLFMEFMNMAIVSISWAPWVPYLTTVFVPGAIIVMPSVCGIASRQAGPGEQGKVQGCISGVKSFGKVVAPFVFSPLTALFLSNNAPFYFPGFSLLCIALSSMIGFLQSLMIKDVPPQQLNKEINNCSREEV, encoded by the exons ATGGAGGATGGGTTTGTAGGGTTGAGACACATGTTGACGATTGTGTTCCTCTCTGGGTTCGCCGGATTCATGGAAGCACCTGTGATTACTGACGTAACCGTCGCCGCCGTTTGCTCCAGACCAGACGACTCATGTTCTCTCGCTGTCTACCTCACCGGTTTCCAACAAGTG GCAATAGGTTTGGGGACTATGGTAATGATGCCAGTAATTGGGAATCTATCAGACAGATATGGGACTAAAGCAATTCTAACTCTTCCCATGTGTCTCTCCATTCTTCCTCCTG GTGCCGTTGACTGCCTCGCCTTTGCTTATGTG GGAGAAAATATTCACGACAGAACAAGAATATCAGCATTTAGCATTTTAGCTGGTATCAAAGTGATCTCTGGACTTTGCGGAACATTAGTTGCTCGATTTCTACCTGTAGCATTGATTTTTAAG GTTTCAGCTATATCGTTTCTTGTTGGTCTGTTGTACATGAGAATTTTCCTAAAGGAAAGGATAAACAATGATGAAGTTGGTGATCATCATCAAGATGACCACGCTAGCAGTGAGGTTACGATGTTAGAAGAGCCGATTCTGAATGACACAACTATTAAAACAAGTGTCTTTAACAAGAAGCAATCTTCATTGAAAGATATGATATTCTTGATGAAAACTAG TACCATATTCGTGCAAGCATTGGTTGTTACATTCTTCAGCAGTTTCTCAGATAGTGGAATGCAGTCTGCTTTCTTG TATTTTCTGAAAGCGCGTTTTGCCTTTGACAAGAATCAGTTTGCTGATCTCCTGTTGTTGATTACCATCGTTGGGTCTATCTCTCAA CTTTTTGTATTGCCAAGATTTGCTTCTAGCATTGGAGAACGCAAACTTTTATCTACGGGTCTTTTTATGGAATTCATGAAT ATGGCCATTGTCAGCATTTCTTGGGCACCATGG GTTCCGTATCTCACCACTGTGTTTGTACCTGGAGCCATAATTGTGATGCCATCA GTTTGTGGTATTGCTTCAAGACAAGCCGGACCCGGTGAACAG GGAAAAGTGCAAGGATGCATATCTGGAGTGAAATCTTTTGGGAAAGTTGTGGCACCATTTGTTTTCAGTCCACTGACAG CGTTGTTCCTCTCCAACAATGCACCATTTTATTTCCCTGGATTCAGCCTTCTGTGCATCGCCTTGTCTTCG ATGATTGGTTTCTTGCAGAGCCTAATGATAAAAGATGTACCTCCTCAACAATTGAACAAAGAAATCAACAACTGCTCGAGGGAGGAAGTGTGA
- the LOC103860499 gene encoding tetracycline resistance protein, class E isoform X1, with product MEDGFVGLRHMLTIVFLSGFAGFMEAPVITDVTVAAVCSRPDDSCSLAVYLTGFQQVAIGLGTMVMMPVIGNLSDRYGTKAILTLPMCLSILPPVILGYRRDTHFFYLFYIIKILTALVCEGAVDCLAFAYVGENIHDRTRISAFSILAGIKVISGLCGTLVARFLPVALIFKVSAISFLVGLLYMRIFLKERINNDEVGDHHQDDHASSEVTMLEEPILNDTTIKTSVFNKKQSSLKDMIFLMKTSTIFVQALVVTFFSSFSDSGMQSAFLYFLKARFAFDKNQFADLLLLITIVGSISQLFVLPRFASSIGERKLLSTGLFMEFMNMAIVSISWAPWVPYLTTVFVPGAIIVMPSVCGIASRQAGPGEQGKVQGCISGVKSFGKVVAPFVFSPLTALFLSNNAPFYFPGFSLLCIALSSMIGFLQSLMIKDVPPQQLNKEINNCSREEV from the exons ATGGAGGATGGGTTTGTAGGGTTGAGACACATGTTGACGATTGTGTTCCTCTCTGGGTTCGCCGGATTCATGGAAGCACCTGTGATTACTGACGTAACCGTCGCCGCCGTTTGCTCCAGACCAGACGACTCATGTTCTCTCGCTGTCTACCTCACCGGTTTCCAACAAGTG GCAATAGGTTTGGGGACTATGGTAATGATGCCAGTAATTGGGAATCTATCAGACAGATATGGGACTAAAGCAATTCTAACTCTTCCCATGTGTCTCTCCATTCTTCCTCCTG taATATTAGGCTACAGAAGGGATACGCATTTTTTCTACCTGTTTTACATAATCAAAATTCTGACCGCTTTGGTATGCGAAGGTGCCGTTGACTGCCTCGCCTTTGCTTATGTG GGAGAAAATATTCACGACAGAACAAGAATATCAGCATTTAGCATTTTAGCTGGTATCAAAGTGATCTCTGGACTTTGCGGAACATTAGTTGCTCGATTTCTACCTGTAGCATTGATTTTTAAG GTTTCAGCTATATCGTTTCTTGTTGGTCTGTTGTACATGAGAATTTTCCTAAAGGAAAGGATAAACAATGATGAAGTTGGTGATCATCATCAAGATGACCACGCTAGCAGTGAGGTTACGATGTTAGAAGAGCCGATTCTGAATGACACAACTATTAAAACAAGTGTCTTTAACAAGAAGCAATCTTCATTGAAAGATATGATATTCTTGATGAAAACTAG TACCATATTCGTGCAAGCATTGGTTGTTACATTCTTCAGCAGTTTCTCAGATAGTGGAATGCAGTCTGCTTTCTTG TATTTTCTGAAAGCGCGTTTTGCCTTTGACAAGAATCAGTTTGCTGATCTCCTGTTGTTGATTACCATCGTTGGGTCTATCTCTCAA CTTTTTGTATTGCCAAGATTTGCTTCTAGCATTGGAGAACGCAAACTTTTATCTACGGGTCTTTTTATGGAATTCATGAAT ATGGCCATTGTCAGCATTTCTTGGGCACCATGG GTTCCGTATCTCACCACTGTGTTTGTACCTGGAGCCATAATTGTGATGCCATCA GTTTGTGGTATTGCTTCAAGACAAGCCGGACCCGGTGAACAG GGAAAAGTGCAAGGATGCATATCTGGAGTGAAATCTTTTGGGAAAGTTGTGGCACCATTTGTTTTCAGTCCACTGACAG CGTTGTTCCTCTCCAACAATGCACCATTTTATTTCCCTGGATTCAGCCTTCTGTGCATCGCCTTGTCTTCG ATGATTGGTTTCTTGCAGAGCCTAATGATAAAAGATGTACCTCCTCAACAATTGAACAAAGAAATCAACAACTGCTCGAGGGAGGAAGTGTGA
- the LOC103860499 gene encoding tetracycline resistance protein, class E isoform X3, whose product MEDGFVGLRHMLTIVFLSGFAGFMEAPVITDVTVAAVCSRPDDSCSLAVYLTGFQQVAIGLGTMVMMPVIGNLSDRYGTKAILTLPMCLSILPPVILGYRRDTHFFYLFYIIKILTALVCEGAVDCLAFAYVGENIHDRTRISAFSILAGIKVISGLCGTLVARFLPVALIFKVSAISFLVGLLYMRIFLKERINNDEVGDHHQDDHASSEVTMLEEPILNDTTIKTSVFNKKQSSLKDMIFLMKTSTIFVQALVVTFFSSFSDSGMQSAFLYFLKARFAFDKNQFADLLLLITIVGSISQLFVLPRFASSIGERKLLSTGLFMEFMNMAIVSISWAPWVPYLTTVFVPGAIIVMPSVCGIASRQAGPGEQGKVQGCISGVKSFGKVVAPFVFSPLTALFLSNNAPFYFPGFSLLCIALSSV is encoded by the exons ATGGAGGATGGGTTTGTAGGGTTGAGACACATGTTGACGATTGTGTTCCTCTCTGGGTTCGCCGGATTCATGGAAGCACCTGTGATTACTGACGTAACCGTCGCCGCCGTTTGCTCCAGACCAGACGACTCATGTTCTCTCGCTGTCTACCTCACCGGTTTCCAACAAGTG GCAATAGGTTTGGGGACTATGGTAATGATGCCAGTAATTGGGAATCTATCAGACAGATATGGGACTAAAGCAATTCTAACTCTTCCCATGTGTCTCTCCATTCTTCCTCCTG taATATTAGGCTACAGAAGGGATACGCATTTTTTCTACCTGTTTTACATAATCAAAATTCTGACCGCTTTGGTATGCGAAGGTGCCGTTGACTGCCTCGCCTTTGCTTATGTG GGAGAAAATATTCACGACAGAACAAGAATATCAGCATTTAGCATTTTAGCTGGTATCAAAGTGATCTCTGGACTTTGCGGAACATTAGTTGCTCGATTTCTACCTGTAGCATTGATTTTTAAG GTTTCAGCTATATCGTTTCTTGTTGGTCTGTTGTACATGAGAATTTTCCTAAAGGAAAGGATAAACAATGATGAAGTTGGTGATCATCATCAAGATGACCACGCTAGCAGTGAGGTTACGATGTTAGAAGAGCCGATTCTGAATGACACAACTATTAAAACAAGTGTCTTTAACAAGAAGCAATCTTCATTGAAAGATATGATATTCTTGATGAAAACTAG TACCATATTCGTGCAAGCATTGGTTGTTACATTCTTCAGCAGTTTCTCAGATAGTGGAATGCAGTCTGCTTTCTTG TATTTTCTGAAAGCGCGTTTTGCCTTTGACAAGAATCAGTTTGCTGATCTCCTGTTGTTGATTACCATCGTTGGGTCTATCTCTCAA CTTTTTGTATTGCCAAGATTTGCTTCTAGCATTGGAGAACGCAAACTTTTATCTACGGGTCTTTTTATGGAATTCATGAAT ATGGCCATTGTCAGCATTTCTTGGGCACCATGG GTTCCGTATCTCACCACTGTGTTTGTACCTGGAGCCATAATTGTGATGCCATCA GTTTGTGGTATTGCTTCAAGACAAGCCGGACCCGGTGAACAG GGAAAAGTGCAAGGATGCATATCTGGAGTGAAATCTTTTGGGAAAGTTGTGGCACCATTTGTTTTCAGTCCACTGACAG CGTTGTTCCTCTCCAACAATGCACCATTTTATTTCCCTGGATTCAGCCTTCTGTGCATCGCCTTGTCTTCGGTGTGA
- the LOC103860499 gene encoding uncharacterized protein LOC103860499 isoform X6: protein MEDGFVGLRHMLTIVFLSGFAGFMEAPVITDVTVAAVCSRPDDSCSLAVYLTGFQQVAIGLGTMVMMPVIGNLSDRYGTKAILTLPMCLSILPPVILGYRRDTHFFYLFYIIKILTALVCEGAVDCLAFAYVGENIHDRTRISAFSILAGIKVISGLCGTLVARFLPVALIFKVSAISFLVGLLYMRIFLKERINNDEVGDHHQDDHASSEVTMLEEPILNDTTIKTSVFNKKQSSLKDMIFLMKTSTIFVQALVVTFFSSFSDSGMQSAFLYFLKARFAFDKNQFADLLLLITIVGSISQLFVLPRFASSIGERKLLSTGLFMEFMNMAIVSISWAPWVPYLTTVFVPGAIIVMPSVCGIASRQAGPGEQCKDAYLE from the exons ATGGAGGATGGGTTTGTAGGGTTGAGACACATGTTGACGATTGTGTTCCTCTCTGGGTTCGCCGGATTCATGGAAGCACCTGTGATTACTGACGTAACCGTCGCCGCCGTTTGCTCCAGACCAGACGACTCATGTTCTCTCGCTGTCTACCTCACCGGTTTCCAACAAGTG GCAATAGGTTTGGGGACTATGGTAATGATGCCAGTAATTGGGAATCTATCAGACAGATATGGGACTAAAGCAATTCTAACTCTTCCCATGTGTCTCTCCATTCTTCCTCCTG taATATTAGGCTACAGAAGGGATACGCATTTTTTCTACCTGTTTTACATAATCAAAATTCTGACCGCTTTGGTATGCGAAGGTGCCGTTGACTGCCTCGCCTTTGCTTATGTG GGAGAAAATATTCACGACAGAACAAGAATATCAGCATTTAGCATTTTAGCTGGTATCAAAGTGATCTCTGGACTTTGCGGAACATTAGTTGCTCGATTTCTACCTGTAGCATTGATTTTTAAG GTTTCAGCTATATCGTTTCTTGTTGGTCTGTTGTACATGAGAATTTTCCTAAAGGAAAGGATAAACAATGATGAAGTTGGTGATCATCATCAAGATGACCACGCTAGCAGTGAGGTTACGATGTTAGAAGAGCCGATTCTGAATGACACAACTATTAAAACAAGTGTCTTTAACAAGAAGCAATCTTCATTGAAAGATATGATATTCTTGATGAAAACTAG TACCATATTCGTGCAAGCATTGGTTGTTACATTCTTCAGCAGTTTCTCAGATAGTGGAATGCAGTCTGCTTTCTTG TATTTTCTGAAAGCGCGTTTTGCCTTTGACAAGAATCAGTTTGCTGATCTCCTGTTGTTGATTACCATCGTTGGGTCTATCTCTCAA CTTTTTGTATTGCCAAGATTTGCTTCTAGCATTGGAGAACGCAAACTTTTATCTACGGGTCTTTTTATGGAATTCATGAAT ATGGCCATTGTCAGCATTTCTTGGGCACCATGG GTTCCGTATCTCACCACTGTGTTTGTACCTGGAGCCATAATTGTGATGCCATCA GTTTGTGGTATTGCTTCAAGACAAGCCGGACCCGGTGAACAG TGCAAGGATGCATATCTGGAGTGA
- the LOC103860499 gene encoding tetracycline resistance protein, class E isoform X4 encodes MFSRCLPHRFPTSGLGTMVMMPVIGNLSDRYGTKAILTLPMCLSILPPVILGYRRDTHFFYLFYIIKILTALVCEGAVDCLAFAYVGENIHDRTRISAFSILAGIKVISGLCGTLVARFLPVALIFKVSAISFLVGLLYMRIFLKERINNDEVGDHHQDDHASSEVTMLEEPILNDTTIKTSVFNKKQSSLKDMIFLMKTSTIFVQALVVTFFSSFSDSGMQSAFLYFLKARFAFDKNQFADLLLLITIVGSISQLFVLPRFASSIGERKLLSTGLFMEFMNMAIVSISWAPWVPYLTTVFVPGAIIVMPSVCGIASRQAGPGEQGKVQGCISGVKSFGKVVAPFVFSPLTALFLSNNAPFYFPGFSLLCIALSSMIGFLQSLMIKDVPPQQLNKEINNCSREEV; translated from the exons ATGTTCTCTCGCTGTCTACCTCACCGGTTTCCAACAAGTG GTTTGGGGACTATGGTAATGATGCCAGTAATTGGGAATCTATCAGACAGATATGGGACTAAAGCAATTCTAACTCTTCCCATGTGTCTCTCCATTCTTCCTCCTG taATATTAGGCTACAGAAGGGATACGCATTTTTTCTACCTGTTTTACATAATCAAAATTCTGACCGCTTTGGTATGCGAAGGTGCCGTTGACTGCCTCGCCTTTGCTTATGTG GGAGAAAATATTCACGACAGAACAAGAATATCAGCATTTAGCATTTTAGCTGGTATCAAAGTGATCTCTGGACTTTGCGGAACATTAGTTGCTCGATTTCTACCTGTAGCATTGATTTTTAAG GTTTCAGCTATATCGTTTCTTGTTGGTCTGTTGTACATGAGAATTTTCCTAAAGGAAAGGATAAACAATGATGAAGTTGGTGATCATCATCAAGATGACCACGCTAGCAGTGAGGTTACGATGTTAGAAGAGCCGATTCTGAATGACACAACTATTAAAACAAGTGTCTTTAACAAGAAGCAATCTTCATTGAAAGATATGATATTCTTGATGAAAACTAG TACCATATTCGTGCAAGCATTGGTTGTTACATTCTTCAGCAGTTTCTCAGATAGTGGAATGCAGTCTGCTTTCTTG TATTTTCTGAAAGCGCGTTTTGCCTTTGACAAGAATCAGTTTGCTGATCTCCTGTTGTTGATTACCATCGTTGGGTCTATCTCTCAA CTTTTTGTATTGCCAAGATTTGCTTCTAGCATTGGAGAACGCAAACTTTTATCTACGGGTCTTTTTATGGAATTCATGAAT ATGGCCATTGTCAGCATTTCTTGGGCACCATGG GTTCCGTATCTCACCACTGTGTTTGTACCTGGAGCCATAATTGTGATGCCATCA GTTTGTGGTATTGCTTCAAGACAAGCCGGACCCGGTGAACAG GGAAAAGTGCAAGGATGCATATCTGGAGTGAAATCTTTTGGGAAAGTTGTGGCACCATTTGTTTTCAGTCCACTGACAG CGTTGTTCCTCTCCAACAATGCACCATTTTATTTCCCTGGATTCAGCCTTCTGTGCATCGCCTTGTCTTCG ATGATTGGTTTCTTGCAGAGCCTAATGATAAAAGATGTACCTCCTCAACAATTGAACAAAGAAATCAACAACTGCTCGAGGGAGGAAGTGTGA
- the LOC103860499 gene encoding tetracycline resistance protein, class E isoform X5 yields the protein MTVKITSLDKFIGIQLLQRQHGNSQHPSQRVILGYRRDTHFFYLFYIIKILTALVCEGAVDCLAFAYVGENIHDRTRISAFSILAGIKVISGLCGTLVARFLPVALIFKVSAISFLVGLLYMRIFLKERINNDEVGDHHQDDHASSEVTMLEEPILNDTTIKTSVFNKKQSSLKDMIFLMKTSTIFVQALVVTFFSSFSDSGMQSAFLYFLKARFAFDKNQFADLLLLITIVGSISQLFVLPRFASSIGERKLLSTGLFMEFMNMAIVSISWAPWVPYLTTVFVPGAIIVMPSVCGIASRQAGPGEQGKVQGCISGVKSFGKVVAPFVFSPLTALFLSNNAPFYFPGFSLLCIALSSMIGFLQSLMIKDVPPQQLNKEINNCSREEV from the exons ATGACAGTGAAGATTACAAGTTTAGACAAGTTCATCGGGATCCAGCTACTACAGAGACAACATGGGAATTCTCAGCACCCGAGTCAACGAg taATATTAGGCTACAGAAGGGATACGCATTTTTTCTACCTGTTTTACATAATCAAAATTCTGACCGCTTTGGTATGCGAAGGTGCCGTTGACTGCCTCGCCTTTGCTTATGTG GGAGAAAATATTCACGACAGAACAAGAATATCAGCATTTAGCATTTTAGCTGGTATCAAAGTGATCTCTGGACTTTGCGGAACATTAGTTGCTCGATTTCTACCTGTAGCATTGATTTTTAAG GTTTCAGCTATATCGTTTCTTGTTGGTCTGTTGTACATGAGAATTTTCCTAAAGGAAAGGATAAACAATGATGAAGTTGGTGATCATCATCAAGATGACCACGCTAGCAGTGAGGTTACGATGTTAGAAGAGCCGATTCTGAATGACACAACTATTAAAACAAGTGTCTTTAACAAGAAGCAATCTTCATTGAAAGATATGATATTCTTGATGAAAACTAG TACCATATTCGTGCAAGCATTGGTTGTTACATTCTTCAGCAGTTTCTCAGATAGTGGAATGCAGTCTGCTTTCTTG TATTTTCTGAAAGCGCGTTTTGCCTTTGACAAGAATCAGTTTGCTGATCTCCTGTTGTTGATTACCATCGTTGGGTCTATCTCTCAA CTTTTTGTATTGCCAAGATTTGCTTCTAGCATTGGAGAACGCAAACTTTTATCTACGGGTCTTTTTATGGAATTCATGAAT ATGGCCATTGTCAGCATTTCTTGGGCACCATGG GTTCCGTATCTCACCACTGTGTTTGTACCTGGAGCCATAATTGTGATGCCATCA GTTTGTGGTATTGCTTCAAGACAAGCCGGACCCGGTGAACAG GGAAAAGTGCAAGGATGCATATCTGGAGTGAAATCTTTTGGGAAAGTTGTGGCACCATTTGTTTTCAGTCCACTGACAG CGTTGTTCCTCTCCAACAATGCACCATTTTATTTCCCTGGATTCAGCCTTCTGTGCATCGCCTTGTCTTCG ATGATTGGTTTCTTGCAGAGCCTAATGATAAAAGATGTACCTCCTCAACAATTGAACAAAGAAATCAACAACTGCTCGAGGGAGGAAGTGTGA